The Calditerricola satsumensis nucleotide sequence AGGGGGCTTTTTTATTAATTGCGACTTCACCCCGGCCAATCTGTACGAGTTGGCCAAAATGGACGGGGCGATCATCCTGAGCGACGACCGCAAAAAAATTTTGTATGCCAACACCCAATTGGTGCCCGATTCGTCGATTCCTTCGACGGAAACGGGCATGCGCCACCGCACCGCCGAGCGGGTGGCCAAGCAGACGGGCAAGCTTGTCGTCGCCATTTCCCAGCGCCGCAACGTGATCACCCTCTACAAAGGCCCGTTCCGCTATGTGCTGAAGGAGATCGGCGTCATCCTCGCGAAAGCGAACCAGGCCATTCAGACCCTTGAAAAATACAAGTCCGTCCTCGATCAGGCGCTGACCAATTTGAGCGCATTGGAATTTGAAGAGTTGGTTACCCTTCAAGAAGTGGTGACCGTGCTCCAGCGCGTGGCCATGGTCCTGCGTATCAAGCGGGAAATCCAAAAATATATTCATGAATTGGGGACGGAAGGGCAGCTCATTCAGATGCAGCTGGAAGAACTGGTGGCCGATGTGGAGCACGAGGCCTTGCTGATCATCAAGGATTACTGCCAGCCGCCAGAGGCCAGCGCCGGCGAGATCCTGCGTGCCCTGACCGAGTTGGCGCCGGATGAGGTGGTGGAGACGTCCACCCTCGTGCGCTTGCTCGGGTATGTGCCGGGTGGTAATATACAGGAAGAACCGCTCTTTCCGCGCGGCTATCGCATCTTGAGCAAGATTCCCCGCTTGCCGCAGACTGTCGTGCACAACCTGGTGGAGCGGTTTGGCAATTTGTCCGACGTGATGATGGCGTCCATCGAGGAGCTCGACGAGGTGGACGGCATCGGCGAGGTGCGTGCCCGGACGATCAAGGACGGCCTGAAACGCATTCAAGAACAGGTGTTTATCGACCGAAACGTGTAGGAATGCGTCAAGGCGCGGCGCGAAGGTCCGACGGTGGATGCCGCTTGCTGTTGCCATCGACGCACCTGCCGCACGGGAAGGAAAGAACCGCCTGGAGGTTTTGTCATGGTCGCCAAAACCCTGCCCAACCTGT carries:
- the disA gene encoding DNA integrity scanning diadenylate cyclase DisA yields the protein MADNRDSFISSVLPFVAPGTPLREGLENVLRAKTGGLIVVGYSPEVMAIMEGGFFINCDFTPANLYELAKMDGAIILSDDRKKILYANTQLVPDSSIPSTETGMRHRTAERVAKQTGKLVVAISQRRNVITLYKGPFRYVLKEIGVILAKANQAIQTLEKYKSVLDQALTNLSALEFEELVTLQEVVTVLQRVAMVLRIKREIQKYIHELGTEGQLIQMQLEELVADVEHEALLIIKDYCQPPEASAGEILRALTELAPDEVVETSTLVRLLGYVPGGNIQEEPLFPRGYRILSKIPRLPQTVVHNLVERFGNLSDVMMASIEELDEVDGIGEVRARTIKDGLKRIQEQVFIDRNV